TGATGTTGTTTTCAGCTTTTACGAGATTACAAAAGTCAGTCCATTTTACAGTAACTACTTTAAGCTGGTGAAGAAAGTGGAGGCTCTTGACAGATACCGTGTCCGTTTTGAATTTGATGAAACACAGACCAGCTTTGAAATGCCTCTTATCGCCGGACAGCTTACGATTATACCGAAGCACTTCTGGAAAGACAAAGATCTTTCAAGAGGAGGGCTTGAAAATATACCTCTCGGCAGCGGTCCGTACAGGATTGCCGGATATGAAGCGGGTAAAAATGTAGTTTACGAACGGGTTCCTGACTATTGGGGAGCAGATGTCCCTGTTAATGTAGGCAGATATAACTTTGACAGGATAGTCTATGAGTATTTCAGAGACCAGACAGTAGCATTTGAAGCTTTTAAAGCAGGGCATTACGATTTGCGAAATGAAAGTGCCGGCAAAAGATGGTTTAAGGGATATACAGGAAAATATTTTGACATGGGACTGATCAAAAAGATGGAGGTTCCTCATAAAAAACCTATGGGAATCGCAGGCATTTTTATGAATACGTCATCAGAATTTCTGAGTGATATTAACCTGAGAAAAGCACTGACTTATGTCTATGACTATGACTGGATAAATCAGAATATCCTTTACGGTCAGAATGTCAGACACACAAGCTTCTTTTCCAATACAGAGATGATGGCGGATGGGGAAGCCACAGAAAAAGAGCTTGATCTTCTGCGTTCCCTCGGGGCGGATGCAGAGAAATTCCGTCAGCAAGTAGAGATATATAAAACGAATGGAGATGGAAATAACAGAGCAGGGCTTATGAAAGCTGTCGAGCTGCTCACGTCTGCCGGTTACTACTATAAAGACGGAAAGATGTATACTCCTGACGGGCGCTATGTGTCTCTGGAGATACTAACGTCTTCTAAAACACTGGAAAAACAGCTTATGCCTCTTAAACAGGGGCTGGAGCGTATAGGCATAGATATGTTTCTGCGGTATGTCGATTCTTCTCAGTATGTTTCAAAGGTTCGCAGTAAGGATTATATGATGATTTATTCTCGTGTGAAACAATCCTTTTCTCCCGGGAACGAACAGCGGAATATGTGGGCTTCATTATCTGCCGAAGAAGAGGGGAGTAGAAACTATGCAAAAATCAAAGATCCTCTGATCGATAAACTTGTAGACCATCTTATCAATGCCAAAGACAGAGAGAGTCTGAAAATTGCTGCGAGAGCACTGGACAGAGTTCTCCTTAACGGGTATTACGTGATACCAACAGGATACAGCGATAGATACAGAATCGCATACTGGGACAAGTTCGACAGACCGGAAAAGATGCCTGAATACTCTCTCGGGTTCAGTTCATGGTGGATTGTGCCTGAAAAAGCAGCAGAGATTGCAAAACGGGTTAACAGATGACACCGTATATACTTCGTCGGCTGATTCTCGTTGTGCCCACTCTCATAGGGATTATAACTATAAATTTTTTTCTGGTGCAGATGGCGCCAGGCGGTCCTCTGGAGACTATGATTGCCCGTATAACCGGCGAAGAGGTTACAGCGGAATCGAGGGCGCTTCGTCAGGAAGATTCTGACAGCAGCCTTCAGATAAAAGGTGAGTCTGCACCGGCGGGAAAATCCGAAGGTGCAGAGAATATCTCGCCGGAACTCATGGAGAAGCTCAGGGAGCTTTATGGTTTTGACAAACCTCTATATGTACGTTATCTGACTATGCTGCGGGATTTTGCTGTATTTGACTTCGGCGACAGTTTCTTTATTGATAAATCTGTTCTGGAGCTGATAAAGGAAAAAATGCCTGTTTCCATATCGTTGGGCATATGGAGCACTTTGCTGGTTTATCTGGTGAGTATACCGCTTGGAATTGCGAAGTCTGTCCGGCACGGGAGCAGGTTTGATATATGGAGCTCGTTTGCTGTGATCATAGGATCTGCTGTCCCTGTCTTTCTGTTTGCTGTGATACTCGTGATACTTTTTGCAGGGGGGAACTATTTTGCGTGGTTTCCTCTGCGTGGGTTGGTTTCGGACGGTTTTGCAGACATGACCATTATGGAAAAGATACTGGATTATCTGTGGCATATGTGCCTGCCTGTTTTTGCCATGCTGATAGGCAGTTTTGCATCACTGACGATGCTGACTAAAAACTCTTTTCTGGACGAGATAGGTAAACAGTATGTCCTGACAGCAAGAGCGAAGGGGCTGAAGGAGAAGACTATCCTTTACGGGCATGTTTTCAGGAACTCTATGCTGATAGTCATATCCGGCTTTCCGGCTGCTTTTATCTCTATGTTTTTCACAGGTTCGCTTCTGATAGAGGTGATCTTTTCGCTGGACGGTCTTGGGCTTATGGGGTTTGAGGCAACCATGAGCAGAGATTATCCTGTGATGTTTTCAACGCTCTATGTTTTTACTCTGCTGGGGCTTGTTCTTAATATTCTAAGCGACATTACTTACTGTCTTGTTGATCCCAGAATAAACTTTAATGCTGCGTCGAGGGGATAGCATGTTTGAAATATCACCTTTAAATAAACGCAGATTCAAGAGATTTATGAAGAATAAAAGGGGGAGCGTAAGCCTTGTCATATTCATGTCGCTGTTTATCCTGAGCCTCTTTGCCGAGGTTATCGCAAATGATAAACCGTTGATGATAAAGTATCATGGCGAGTTTTATTTCCCTGTATTAAAGCAATATACAGAAAAAGATCTAGGCGGTTTTTTTGAAACAGAGGCAAACTACAGAGACCCGTATCTGAGAGAAATGATCGAAGAGGACGGCTTCATCGTTTGGGCACCTGTGAAGTACAGCTATGCAACCATAAGGTACGATCTGCCTGAACCCCCTCCGACACCCCCCACATGGGAAAATCCGCTGGGGACAGATGATCAGGGGCGGGATGTTTTTGCCCGTTTGCTATACGGTTTTAGGCTTTCTGTGCTTTTCGGTATAATGCTGACCATAGTCACGTCTTTTATCGGCATATGTGCCGGAGCTGTTCAGGGATATTATGGCGGTAGGATTGACCTTTTTGGTCAGCGCTTTATGGAGATATGGTCGGGCATTCCTATGCTTTACATGCTGATAATAATGAGCAGTCTCATACGTCCCGGTTTCTGGTGGCTTCTGTTTATTATGACAATTTTCGGCTGGATGGGGCTTGTAGGTGTTGTTCGTGCGGAATTTCTGAAAGGTCGTCAGCTTGAATATGTACTTGCAGCCAAGGCTCTTGGGGTTAGTGACGGCGGGATGATATTCCGGCACATACTGCCAAATGCCATGGTTGCCACTATGACATTTTT
This window of the Denitrovibrio acetiphilus DSM 12809 genome carries:
- a CDS encoding extracellular solute-binding protein, which codes for MMKRLILFAVLALLPFQTVYAEMTKTHVYSLIGEAKYGAEFKHFDYVNPDAPKGGTLRMAFSGTYDSFNNFAIKGKSVVGIGYIYDTLMESSDDEPSSYYGLLAESLEYPDDYSSVIFTLRKNAKWNDGKPVTADDVVFSFYEITKVSPFYSNYFKLVKKVEALDRYRVRFEFDETQTSFEMPLIAGQLTIIPKHFWKDKDLSRGGLENIPLGSGPYRIAGYEAGKNVVYERVPDYWGADVPVNVGRYNFDRIVYEYFRDQTVAFEAFKAGHYDLRNESAGKRWFKGYTGKYFDMGLIKKMEVPHKKPMGIAGIFMNTSSEFLSDINLRKALTYVYDYDWINQNILYGQNVRHTSFFSNTEMMADGEATEKELDLLRSLGADAEKFRQQVEIYKTNGDGNNRAGLMKAVELLTSAGYYYKDGKMYTPDGRYVSLEILTSSKTLEKQLMPLKQGLERIGIDMFLRYVDSSQYVSKVRSKDYMMIYSRVKQSFSPGNEQRNMWASLSAEEEGSRNYAKIKDPLIDKLVDHLINAKDRESLKIAARALDRVLLNGYYVIPTGYSDRYRIAYWDKFDRPEKMPEYSLGFSSWWIVPEKAAEIAKRVNR
- a CDS encoding microcin C ABC transporter permease YejB — translated: MTPYILRRLILVVPTLIGIITINFFLVQMAPGGPLETMIARITGEEVTAESRALRQEDSDSSLQIKGESAPAGKSEGAENISPELMEKLRELYGFDKPLYVRYLTMLRDFAVFDFGDSFFIDKSVLELIKEKMPVSISLGIWSTLLVYLVSIPLGIAKSVRHGSRFDIWSSFAVIIGSAVPVFLFAVILVILFAGGNYFAWFPLRGLVSDGFADMTIMEKILDYLWHMCLPVFAMLIGSFASLTMLTKNSFLDEIGKQYVLTARAKGLKEKTILYGHVFRNSMLIVISGFPAAFISMFFTGSLLIEVIFSLDGLGLMGFEATMSRDYPVMFSTLYVFTLLGLVLNILSDITYCLVDPRINFNAASRG
- a CDS encoding ABC transporter permease; this encodes MFEISPLNKRRFKRFMKNKRGSVSLVIFMSLFILSLFAEVIANDKPLMIKYHGEFYFPVLKQYTEKDLGGFFETEANYRDPYLREMIEEDGFIVWAPVKYSYATIRYDLPEPPPTPPTWENPLGTDDQGRDVFARLLYGFRLSVLFGIMLTIVTSFIGICAGAVQGYYGGRIDLFGQRFMEIWSGIPMLYMLIIMSSLIRPGFWWLLFIMTIFGWMGLVGVVRAEFLKGRQLEYVLAAKALGVSDGGMIFRHILPNAMVATMTFFPFILSGSIGVLTSLDFLGFGMPPGSPSLGELLAAGKSNLYAPWLGVSAFLTVSVMLSLLIFIGEALRDAFDPRHIGK